From the Gossypium hirsutum isolate 1008001.06 chromosome A02, Gossypium_hirsutum_v2.1, whole genome shotgun sequence genome, the window GTGTGAGTATGCGGATGTATTTCCGGAGGAATTGCCTAGTTTGCCTCAGCTAGAGAAATGGAATTCAGAATTGAGCTAATGCCAGGAACAGCACCCATCTCTATTGCCTCATATAGGATAGCCCCAACTAAACTGAAAGAATTGAAATCACAATTACAAGAGCTGACTGACAAGGGTTTTGCAAGGCCAAGCTTTCCACCGTGAGGTGCTCCCGTACTGTTCATGAAAAGGAAGGACGGCTCTATCAGATTATGCATTGATTACCAGTAACTCAATAACGTGACAATCAAAAATAAGTATCTTCTttcaaggattgatgacttgtatgatcagctgaagggagtgacgtggttctctaagatagacttgaggtttgGATATTACCAATTACAAGtgaaagagtctgatgtgcctaaaactgcctttagaacaaggtatggccactatgagtttcttgttatgccatttggactaacgaatgctcctatcgtgtttatggatttaatgaactagATTTTTCgtccatatttagataagtttattgtggtgtttatcgatgatattctgatttattctataGATAAGGCAgagcatgccaagcatttgagaattgttttactGACTCTtagggataagcagttatatgccaagtttagtaaaagcgagttttggcttcgagaggtttGATTTTTTGGCCATATTGTTTCAGGAGttggtatacgagttgatcccaGTAAGATTTCTACTATTGTCGAAGCCGCCGAGGAATGTAATCGAAGTTAAGAGCTTTTTGGATTTAGCCagttattacagacggtttgtgaaaCGATTTTTGATGATAGCCACCCAATGACGAGATTGttgcaaaaggatgttaagttcaaatggacagagaagtgcgaACAGAGTTTTGAGGAACTGAAAGCGTTGTTAACCGAGGCACTAGTGTTAGTACAATCAGAatcagggaaagaatttgtgatttatagtgacgcatccttgaatggactaggttgtATTCTTATGCAAGACGGTaaggtaatagcttatgcttcgaggcaactgaagccccatgagaagaactatcctatgcattagaattagttgttattgtattttctttgaagatttggcggcATTACCTATTCAGggagaaatgccatgtctattcagaccataaatgtaacacccctaaccctacgaggcattactgaacataaGTACAGTTTTGAACATTCTCATTTGCTAACACAAgtcattttcataaaaatatataaacatatttatacTTATTAAATATACAATTTACTAACAAAACGTATCTAATACTTATTCAATATTAAACTTCATCATTTATACCTATTTTACCAACCACATAAAcatcatatacacatatacactTCCATTACAAACCAAATCATAATGACAAACATCATTTAATTACACATACAtacacatgtacatatatataatcaaCATCTTACTCGACTGTTAAGCCAAATTACAAAACCTTTACAAAATATAATGTCTTAAATAACCTTTACCATATTcgaactattatatatatatatcatcaatgCCCATACACATTTAGCACCTATACCACACTTATCAATCAATTTCATCTATATACTATATCTATACACAATTAAAACCGAATCATTTAATTATACTTATGAAAAGTTATATACACCATGACCAACTTATCAACCATAATCAAACCATTTCTAAAACATATACTACAAATCACATATACCATTCGTTCATAGTATATAACATTATAACCACATCCATTAGCcattaataccacacataaatcaAACCACAAGCTCACTTCATATCATTTAtggcatttatatatataccttgACCGAACTTCATCACCTTTAGCACTTATATTTCTATCACCTAAATTAATCACATAACCAAATCATAAGATCATATTCAATTCACTCTATCATCATTCACGCATAGCACACTTAAATATTATACCCGAAATAACATAAATTGATAAATCAacttagccatttttgcatggctttagTTATACATAACTATAATtcaacatttcataataaaacacatttcagcctatacatgccataatttaagttcaataatttaaataccaaagATGTGGATAGTGTGgtgaactttgctgacgatccccgagcttgtaacttgaatccaaaatctataaaacagaaacacatatatatacatagagtaagcttttatagcttagtaagtcataagcaaatatcaACTCAATAATATATTCAactccttaaattttaaaataaactaatttattatatcaatgtcatatttaatttcaacttAATCAATCCATAACCACACATGTTTAACAAAACTATCACCTTGGTCGAATACTTATAAGGTTAAcaatttacaaattttcattcacCTTTCAAAGTCAAATAtcattatatattcaaatatacttccacACATTTAGACAAGctcactaaaaaaaatttaacttcgtaTACTAACATCACTCATCTGGCCGAATAAACAAGATccaatataacatcacatatgtacatacctatatggccgaatatacaagatCATTTAGCTCAGTTTACTTGCTCAATTACCACATCAACATGAAGTCTTATAGGCATAGGCTTGAAAATAAATCACAGGCATAAAACCTGCTACGAATAAGCCTAAATCACACACttgcacaaggcctgctagactcaaagtctaattttattcaccggcaataagcctgctaggctaAAGCCCGAttaaattcaccagcacaaggcttgctaggctcatagcctgaatatcattattataaagctatctcataaacaattcatatcgAACATTTCAAATATTCCACATAATTCATACTGTCTTCCAAAAATTATAACTCAATCGAGTCAAACTCAAATGCATTATCTCTATGCTTTATCACATTCGACTAACTATACCATAAATCCATAAATTCCAAATCATCATATTAAACTATGTTACGTTCAAAATTAACGATGTCTAattacttaaagacttacctcggatatcgacaaACGATGTAAAttgactattcgactatttttgtttttctccgatccaagtccgatttcttttgttcttgatctatacaatttcaaattaatctcattcaaacacaatttcattcaatttaatccaacaacacataaatgggaaaattaccattttaccctgatatttcttattttttaaaaattagtcctaattgcataaaacacaaaacaagCAAAATTTGCTCATACTATACTTAGGCCAAATACTCCCCATACCCAAACAAGTCCTCACATttcgtttattttttattttagtccttcaatttattattttttgcaatttagtcctcattactcaaaatcttcaaaaacttcaatacaaaacatgttaatctaaaacatatttttgatatttaatcataaaacataacaaaacacaaatattcatcaatggaatagcttaaaatatgcatcaaaataaaaaatttaagcatgggtcggatagtactcgaagcaacgatctcaaaaacgtaaaaattatcaaaaaccgaagtaAAAACATACCTTGATTTAGCTTGAGAAGTAGCCGAATGTTCAAACCTTTAtaaacctttattttctttaagtttCAATCATAAGAAATCAAATGAAGAACATGGCTTtaattattatatcttttattatatacatattattacataatttacatatttaaccttatgTTAAAAACATAAAACCATTTTAAATGCATGGTCACATCTGTCCATGATATTTAACTAaggtcaaattacattttaaatacCTCCACTTACAAAGACATATTCATTCTAGCCCTTGTACAATTAACcgtcaaattttcattttacgcgattaagcccttttatttaatcgaacactcaaacaacaaaattaaattacaaaaatttctcAGGCATAAATTCACACagaataaacacagaaaataattttaaaatatttttttgacagattcgtggtcccaaaaccaccgttctgattagggtctaaatcgggttgttacaactctcccccttagggatttttgtccccaaaaatcttaccggtgaataggttcagaAAACGCTCTTTCATTGCGtcctctggctcccacgttgcttcctcaactccttGTTTTTTCCACAATACTTTAAccaacggaattttcttatttcgcaactctttaatctcacgagccagaatatGAATCGGTTCTTCCCTGTACGTCATATCGGACTTAATCTTAACTTCGATTGAACTAATCACGTGTGAAGGATTGGATCAATTTCTACGAAGCATTGAGACTTGGAATACAgtatggatcttttctagctcaggtggcaacaacagtctgTAAGCAACTGGCCTGATACGCTCtataacctcatacggcccaataaatctcagactcaatttgcctttaggACCGAACCTAAGTATTTTCTTCCTTGGTGagacttttagaaatactttatccccaatttgaaactctatatcttttcgtttcaagttcgcgtatgatttctaacgatctgatgttgctttcagactttcatgaATCAccttcactttctgttcagtttctctgatcaaatcaaccccgtgtatcttattttcactgagttcaGTCCATTACAATGTTGTACGACATTTACGGCCATataaagccttgtaaggtgccattttaatactcgaatGAAAGTTGTTATTATATACAAANNNNNNNNNNNNNNNNNNNNNNNNNNNNNNNNNNNNNNNNNNNNNNNNNNNNNNNNNNNNNNNNNNNNNNNNNNNNNNNNNNNNNNNNNNNNNNNNNNNNNNNNNNNNNNNNNNNNNNNNNNNNNNNNNNNNNNNNNNNNNNNNNNNNNNNNNNNNNNNNNNNNNNNNNNNNNNNNNNNNNNNNNNNNNNNNNNNNNNNNNNNNNNNNNNNNNNNNNNNNNNNNNNNNNNNNNNNNNNNNNNNNNNNNNNNNNNNNNNNNNNNNNNNNNNNNNNNNNNNNNNNNNNNNNNNNNNNNNNNNNNNNNNNNNNNNNNNNNNNNNNNNNNNNNNNNNNNNNNNNNNNNNNNNNNNNNNNNNNNNNNNNNNNNNNNNNNNNNNNNNNNNNNNNNNNNNNNNNNNNNNNNNNNNNNNNNNNNNNNNNNNNNNNNNNNNNNNNNNNNNNNNNNNNNNNNNNNNNNNNNNNNNNNNNNNNNNNNNNNNNNNNNNNNNNNNNNNNNNNNGTAGAACTTGGCCCATTCGATGCAGCATGCGCGAGAAGAATGATTCCAAGTTTCCAAAGACAATTCCTTCAGGCAAGTCACGGATTCGTACTTTAGACATTCCAGGAATGAAGTTGAGGGTTTCATCTTCTCGCCCAACGATGCCTGTATAATTTACATGTACAGATGTGGATAAATCCATATTTGAAACCCATATGTATATGTTCATAACATTGTACACAAGCTAGAAGATAAATGGTGGTGCATGTCAGCTTTGAAGTCATTGAAATGAGATATCTATCTATCGGCCAAAGGTAGATTATTTAAGCTATAGATAATATActattttttcttcaaaatgTTTCCCTTATTTTGCAGCTCTCCATTTTTTTGACAGATTTTTAAAGTACACTTTGATGGAAAATGCTTAAAGTTGAAACTTAGGtgagaaaagaacaaaaagaaagggTAGTTACCTCCAACACCAAATTTTTCCCTTATTAAATCAGTATAAACATGGGAAGAGAGGGAGCAAGCCCCTGCAGTCCAAAAGGATACCCAAGGCACACCATTCTCCACCGCTATCTCTTTGGCAAACCAAAAGAAAGCATCAGCAACCAAGCAGCTAACTTTCCTCCCAGTCTCTTCCACTGCCAGTTCCATTGCCTTCCTCAGATTCTGGGGTGCAGCTTCCATGAACAACTCGATGTCCTCCTGAGGCTTCCCCACGAAAACATAGCCTTCAGGTACTCCATCGTCTACGTTATAAGCTTTAACGTTCGGTGGTGTTAGTTGGGATGCGGAGAAGAAGATAGAGTTGTTGGATTGTGCAGTGCCGAAAAATGAAAACAAGGTCTTTGGGGACGCCGAGGCTAGCCGGTTGATGATGGCGAGGAGTGGAGCAGCGTGGGTGCCGTGAGGGAATGCGAGAACAGCAACATGGGTATCAACAAGTTTTGACATCACTGCTGCGCGGGAAAGGTTGAGTTTGGATGGGTAAGGGCAGGAAACTGTGTTATTATATAGCCATAGGCCCGTCCAGGTTGGTAAGGGTGGTGCCGTACACTGATAATTTGAATATACAAGATTGGGGGTTAGCATACGTCAGTGTATTCCTCCACGCCTCTTCAATCAATGATTAGTTGCCAGAGAAAATAGAGCTGGGATTTGACATAGTTCGCTCACCATTGAATTAGTGTCATCGAACGATGCACATGCCAACCCCCGTTATTTTTTGTTGTTGGACAGTGCGTCTGCTTTCCGCCATAATTAGGTTTGTTTTTTAGATAAACCAGCCCCCACGAACACCAGACTTCAGATAAGAAAATTGGAAGCAAGATTTTAAAAGATAACCAATGTTCATTACCTTCACTTGAAATTGTGAAGTTAAAAACAAAGACAAAGCAGTGTAGCGTGTAGTCAAACACTTTCAATCAAAtctaaaaaagagagaaaggttCTCTGCACAAACCTCTGCCGTTAGTATTTCCTTTTTAAAACCTATAGGATGAATCAACAATACTTGAAAACAAGTCATCTAAAAGATCTTCAGTGCATCCCAACTATCATGATGAATACAAATATCAAGCTGGAGCTAGGAAAGGATTACAATGACCCAGATCGTACTACGTCAAACACCTAAATATTCTACACATCACCGAACCGCCACATATATAGCCCGTGTGCAACCaccattttcaacaaaaataagAAACCTTGGGAAAAACAATGGGTGAAAATGCTGTATCAGATCTGATTACATTCAGGGATACAGGTCATACAACCAAGGCACAACCTTAACTCCCAagtcaaaattaaacaaattagcCTCCATGCCAAAATTAGCCACATCTACGAATCCAACATCTCATCTTGTATCTCATTTGGGGCAATAAGCCCTGGGATAGAAAGCATCCGTTGTCGCTCTCTTTCCCTCTGTAGGGCAGCTTCTTCTGCATAGAGATCTTTATTGTCCTGCAGAAAGTAGAATCACATGATCAATTCGTTCATCAAAGCAAACTACATACAGAGGTGATAATTGCTCCTgtcaaaataccaaaatggaACTTCCAAGTTTCAACTAAAACTAACAGTAGATTTCAACCCCACAAATGCTAAGCATGGACCAATTTACATAATCGTTAGCATAGGAGACCTCTGCTTTTTCTTTCAAAGTTTACCTGAgctgaaaattcttttgattgcACAAGGAAGTCCCgtatgtgatttttaaaagtGGACAAATCATTTCTCGAGTCAAATAATCCATTCACAAATTGAGAAACCTGAAACCCACATCATATCAGTGATGCCAACTcagtaaataaaacaaaaaaaaacaatagatTGGAAGTGAACCAGTCATTGTACCTCAGCAGCAGTCATGTTGGGGAATGATGTACTCAGAAGCTTTATCGTGTATTCACGAACAAACATTCCATTGTTTGGATATGGATATGGAACCGTAGCAGCATCCCACAATGGCTCAGTCAACAAACCACTCTCAACCTGAAAATAATGTCAAAGACTAAGATTAAACTAATGCAAATCAGAGAAATCAAGACACAGCAAAATACTTTACCAGGCAGAACAGGTGCTGCAAAACCAAGACATGCAACTTGAAGCCAGGTTTGTGAAATGTGTCTGTCAAGACGGCAAATATTTCTTGCTCAATTGACAAAAAGTATGTTCGGTAGAACTGGTTGCAAAATTCAGAAGCCTAGCAAGGTGCAAAAACCAAAAACTCAGAATCTTTATGTAAACACAAGCTATCAACCATGAGAAACCCCTACATTGTCAGACCTGAAAGTTTTTTAGCATCTCCAATAGAAGATTTAGACCAGTTTCTGCAATATTCCTCTCTGTATGCCGGAATGCCCAAATGATTGAATCCATAACAAGCTTTAATTGCTGATGCAGATGCAAGGAAAAAACAATAGTAATAAACAATGATTGCCATGAAACTCTTTCAAACATCCAAAAATAAATGACATTAGATAGTATATTATTGAAACAGAAATTTAAAGACATActtcatgtttttaattaaataagagCTACAAGAGATCAGCAAAAAGAAGAAACACAAGACCAACCTGACTTGATAACCGTATAAGTGCAGCAAAACAATGAGTAGCAATGGCACGAAGCAGTGAAAAGAATTTGAGGCGATGTTCTGGGTAATCTTCGAAATTTTTGGTTATCATCTGCAGGACACGGCAACAAGAAGTTATAGACAGCTTTTGCCTGTAGCACCACATCCTAAGCTTTAAGGAGCTCATGCAACACCCTCTCAACCCATCCCCCATGAGTAAGATTCCTCCTTTCAATAATGCAtgcttaaaataaatataaatatacagaTAAAAGACTCACCTCCAGTGTGCACTGAAAAACAGCTTCAAATAGACGGGGAACATCATCTATCATTGCAACTTTATACCTTCATGCATAAATAACagaataaaatataagaaatgcAAAGATTTGATACTAAAAATGACAATAAAAATAACAGAACAAAGTATAAAGAAAAGGCATTACTTCAGCAGGTAACAGTACAATAATGAAACCATTTTCATCCACAAGGGACCAAGAAAGAAATAGCTCTTTCAGGAACAGAAAGGGCAAGATAATGTGCAAAGACAACAAGGCCCTCACATATCCTCTTAGCTCCGCTTAGAAGAAATATCAACATCTAACATGCATGATTCTTTGGTATAACAAGAACTAGACAACAAATCCATCCTACCCTCAACATTTGAATCACCAACAAGTACTTTATATATTCAACAAATTGCAATTACACCATAAATATGGAAGCTTGTAAGCAGTGATCATCATACTTGTTTATTATTGTGGCAAAAAGTGAAAGAACTTCAGATTCTCTAGCATCAGGCAAATTCCTAGCATAGTCACCAAGAACTGGATCCATCATTGGAGGCACAAATTGTTTCCCAATTTGTGGTTGATCTTCTGCCTTGTCCAAAAATGTTTCAATGAGCTTTAGAGTCTCCCTCTTAACAGATCTGCTTCACAAAGCacattaaataaacaaatttttggTTGAACCAAACAAACAAAAGCAAGTCCACAAAAATCAATCTCACCGTAGAAGTTTCACATAGGATGTTTTTGATGCATACGGTCCACCTTCTGCAATACTACTTGATATAAGCTCGCTGTACATTCTGTCCAATTTATTACATCACCACAGATTACCCATATTAGAAAGAAATTATTCCATTTCCAAGCTCAAACTTGCATTCTGAACCACTAAATCAGATACCTGTATACATTGAGCATGTCTAGGAAGATCAAAGAAATCTGAGATAAGAAGTGTGTTCCAAGAGAACTGGCAACACTAGTATTTGTCTGCAGAGCAAAAAAACTAAATCTAAGTCTCACTAAATCCCAAGAAGCATTGAATTATAACCACAGAATGTAAAACAGAAATAACAAGTCTGCAAGGAAAGAACAGCATTAATCCACCACCAAAGAAACCAGTCAACAGATACACAGACATAAAGCATTAAATGTCATGACAAATAACAATCTTCAACTTCATATCAATGACACTTTCAAGAACGACCAACCATTTAaatttctacttttattttaaaaattgcaaTAGAAACGGCAAAGAACAGCACAGTTTATCTTAAAGCAAAAGGCAGACCCTCATTTACAATATGAAAAACTAGGTGCATCATGTACAATAATATTGAACAAAAGATCTGAAGAAAACAcctcatatgaaaatagacttaccTGCAATATGTTCAACACAGTTCTTATCACATCCTGGTCTTTAAGGAAGTCGACACTTTGACGTGCCTGCCCAATAATTTCACCCCATTTCTGCATAACAAGCAGCATCATAAAAATGGGCTTCCAGAACAACCTCACCCTAATGTAAGAGAAACCAAAAACCAACTGTTCCTCTATCAGTGACAAACCTGGTTGGGGAGTTCCATCAGTCTCTGCAAGTATTCATTCCTCTTATGGGGGTCAGATTCTGCTTGAATCATATGACcaacctaaaatttaaaattaaaaaggggaaaattgAGCGCATCCACTAACATAACAGAGATGCAAAGATCAAATAGAAGGCATGGAAAAGTGGCATACTGATTCATAAAATGAATGAATCTGATGAGGCTCTAGATCAGCAACGGTGGTTGCAAGAGCAGATAGAAGTTCAGATACAAATGGTTCATTTTCTCCAACCTGAACTCACAACATACAGTTCATCAATATAACAGGTTTTGACCTCACATATAAAAAAGGTTATAGCCATAGACGCAAAATGTTGGAAGTAACTGATACCTGCACAATCACAAATTTTCGCTTGCATTTCTGAACAATCTTCAAGAATGTATCGCAGGCCATATCCTGAAGCACCCAAGTTGTTATATTAAGGGGTTATACCATGAAAAAATAGTTACAATCTGGTTTATCATCATAAGAAGCAAAATCATAACATTATGAGATAACAATAAACAAAATTACACATGGAAAAATTCAACCTACATGTACTTTCAGTTGCAACTTGCAAACCATGTTACCAATAACAAAAATATACTAAATAACAAGCACATCAGCAATATTAACTGTACAAGTGTTGCACCCCTGAATTATTTGGTCAAACATTTCAGatcaaaattatttcattttcccAGTGACTTTACCTGAACTCCTGGATGGGTTTCATGCATGAATTCGAACAACTTATTAACTACAGTTTTAAGGAACTTCCAGTGCGCCCTTAAAAACCTTGGATATTGTCCAACCACATACCTGTAAACAGAACCAACAAACACATTAGATTGAGAGTTGAGAGAAGAAGTTTTAAAATATATCACTAAGAAGACAACATCAAAGAAGTCACTTCACACTCCCCAAGTCACCAATAAGCACATGTTATGAGTGCCCAAAAATTTGCCATGCCATTCATATAAAACCACAGATCAGAATGTGGCATGCTTTTAAATGGTCACTCCAGAGTCCAAAGAAAAACAAACATAGACCGACCAAAATACTCTTGATATCATATATTCTTACATAATGTTACTAGCAATAACAGCTTTATTGTCTTTCCCTTTAGTGATTTCACACAAATTCAGCAAATCACGAATGACCATCACCAGAAACCTGTTTTCCTGCCATGAACACCAAATATGTTAACTAGCATGGCAAAAAAGCATATAAAGGAAGATGAGATAGCAACGCATTCAAGTACATGCATATGTGTCTATATCACATGAGTATGACCAGCTGCCTAACATTTCTTGGTCTAGATTGAAGGATACCTGTTCTTCCATCATGGAACCAGAAATAGATCCTATTGCCCAACATAATGTGTTCAAGTTGTTCCAAGTCCAATCCTCACCACTCAATTGCTTACTTAATTTCTTTAGCATCTGCATTACATATATAAAGAaacaaatacatatttattttagaaGTTAAAAATCTGCCATAAATTTATATGTAGTAAAGAATGAACGACAAAATATAGTTGATGCAAAATGTTCCtagagaaaatttaaaaaatgcaaGCATGAACTACAAAGAGGACTCCATTTTCCCTAGATTGTCAAATTTTAGAGTTCTTTTTTTGTGACCATTCCTAAATTTTAGAGTTCTTTTTTTGTGACCATTCCTTGCCAAACCCTGGTCATATCATATGTAACTGAATACCTAAATGCCAGATTGCTACAGTTGTttagagaagaaaaaggaaaatatcaTTTTTCTCAGCGAACACAATGCATCCCAGCCTCAGACAAATTAGGTCAAACCGCAGTAAATAACATCATTtaacttttagaaaaacagaAAGTTATAAATGTCTCATGGTTCTATACCTGCTTTTCAGTATCCTCATGATCTAAGTGAGACAAATAGATCAATGTCTCCCTCATAATCTGCAACATATAACGGTATTAACAACAGAATTCAAGAGAAAAcaactaatttaaaaataatacataagACTACAAAAACATAAACTTCTAAAACATAAGCTGTTTGAAAAAGAAAGCTTTTATGGTTTTTCCCCAAATATTTAGTGTAGCACTAGCATATTGTTCAGAagataaaagaaatttaagttaCAGGCATGCAAAATACTTGCATGCCTAATAGACATCATACTTTTTTTTTGCTCAGCACTAGACATCTTACTAGCCGAAGTTGAAAAATAATGGAAAGAAGAAAATTACTAAGACCAACATATAAAGAAACCCTAAACCTATCATCAAATCCAGTTAGCCATAAgtagtaaatatatttttaagctgGTAAACTGTAAAGGGCTAATGACTCCCAACTGGGAATTAGATTTAGTTATCAAGATTAAGCATCACATTTTTTATATTGGATATTTATCACCTTATACTGAACAAGAACATCATTATCTTTCATCGTCTCTCGAACGATATTGCCATTCTCATCCTCAACTATCAAAACCTCCTCAGGCTTAGCCATACGGCAAATCATGAGCATTCTCAACTTTGACATTGTACCAGCATAAAGTTGCCTTCGTTGCAGAAGCTGGGCACCAAGGCCATCGACCAGGCCAGGAAGCAAAGGCACCTGCCAGATTCAATTCATGGACAAGAAATGACTGATTATTCTACAGTAACCCAGAAGTAGCAA encodes:
- the LOC121212126 gene encoding anthocyanidin 3-O-glucosyltransferase UFGT-like, with amino-acid sequence MLTPNLVYSNYQCTAPPLPTWTGLWLYNNTVSCPYPSKLNLSRAAVMSKLVDTHVAVLAFPHGTHAAPLLAIINRLASASPKTLFSFFGTAQSNNSIFFSASQLTPPNVKAYNVDDGVPEGYVFVGKPQEDIELFMEAAPQNLRKAMELAVEETGRKVSCLVADAFFWFAKEIAVENGVPWVSFWTAGACSLSSHVYTDLIREKFGVGGIVGREDETLNFIPGMSKVRIRDLPEGIVFGNLESFFSRMLHRMGQVLTGAPHGGKLGLAKPLSVSSCNCDFNSFSLVGAILYEAIEMGAVPGISSILNSISLAEAN
- the LOC107919849 gene encoding protein EXPORTIN 1A; this translates as MAAERLRDLSQPIDVSLLDATVAAFYGTGSKQERAHADQILRDLQNNPDMWLQVVHILQQTKSLNTKFFALQVLEGVIKYRWNALPVEQRDGMKNYISEVIVQLSSNEASFRAERLYVNKLNIILVQILKHDWPARWRSFIPDLVAAAKTSETICENCMAILKLLSEEVFDFSRGEMTQQKIKELKQSLNSEFQLIHELCLYVLSASQRTELIRATLSTLHAFLSWIPLGYIFESTLLETLLKFFPVPSYRNLTLQCLTEVAALNFGDYYNVQYVKMYNIFVVQLQTILPPTTDIPEAYAHGTSEEQAFIQNLALFFTSFYKFHIRVLETVQENISALLVGLEYLINISYVDDTEVFKVCLDYWNSLVLELFDANHNMDNPAVTANMMGLQVPLLPGLVDGLGAQLLQRRQLYAGTMSKLRMLMICRMAKPEEVLIVEDENGNIVRETMKDNDVLVQYKIMRETLIYLSHLDHEDTEKQMLKKLSKQLSGEDWTWNNLNTLCWAIGSISGSMMEEQENRFLVMVIRDLLNLCEITKGKDNKAVIASNIMYVVGQYPRFLRAHWKFLKTVVNKLFEFMHETHPGVQDMACDTFLKIVQKCKRKFVIVQVGENEPFVSELLSALATTVADLEPHQIHSFYESVGHMIQAESDPHKRNEYLQRLMELPNQKWGEIIGQARQSVDFLKDQDVIRTVLNILQTNTSVASSLGTHFLSQISLIFLDMLNVYRMYSELISSSIAEGGPYASKTSYVKLLRSVKRETLKLIETFLDKAEDQPQIGKQFVPPMMDPVLGDYARNLPDARESEVLSLFATIINKYKVAMIDDVPRLFEAVFQCTLEMITKNFEDYPEHRLKFFSLLRAIATHCFAALIRLSSQQLKLVMDSIIWAFRHTERNIAETGLNLLLEMLKNFQASEFCNQFYRTYFLSIEQEIFAVLTDTFHKPGFKLHVLVLQHLFCLVESGLLTEPLWDAATVPYPYPNNGMFVREYTIKLLSTSFPNMTAAEVSQFVNGLFDSRNDLSTFKNHIRDFLVQSKEFSAQDNKDLYAEEAALQRERERQRMLSIPGLIAPNEIQDEMLDS